A single genomic interval of Coccidioides posadasii str. Silveira chromosome 1, complete sequence harbors:
- a CDS encoding uncharacterized protein (EggNog:ENOG410QE4G~COG:A,T) has protein sequence MSHKRRQGALGASKVHPEGSIANFAADKSHSLAENSVENLGATSSGLSGLKSGCLSNDGGRVAGVIGTNGKHLHGKPSFTAELDGLLAEGKAAADILSASERLNRTSDGTSSPDPSIHPARGYDKTKPSATSINLHKHASVKELGSPYISSATHVKNMSIASHHDSEAPNGEDFSFSVTEGQPSRRSTHHGPHHREIRLCEPPESIPVGSKNFSPTHMALRQSIMEGMQPPQPAVQSPRVSEFEHEFLQLERSEVQELREWLQLTGYYDEEYRSKSLRRRKRLAALELERAKLIKEEQDAREALERRNDASFPTSHFKLDVNDTFPGGHGSPHLTSANSMPQTPKGAEMIDRTPSINLNDGSVGDPGRDATPGPFIHPSRELKLKRSSSIMASPPQQSMKKLRMERWNKHTEDQDDPDAVRPTEQSRTAFFEKPQQDTQQHDFSTTNQPGGWGDIPESRGYGGSVPSRGRGRGLPPMRPRGGGPSQSTRSQYVLENPRMILGAGGRYETKFFILKSLSLENVIASQHEGTWSTQVKNIDKLVDAYNSARHVVLFFSVNHSKAFQGFACMESLPGDPDVPIPRWADSYNWEPSPPFRVRWINTAVTSFKQVAHLTNAYNDNMLVFVGRDGQEIEPRCGLELCSILDRSGTL, from the exons ATGTCCCACAAGCGCCGGCAAGGCGCTCTTGGTGCGTCGAAAGTACATCCTGAAGGGTCCATCGCAAACTTTGCTGCAGACAAGTCTCATAGCTTGGCCGAGAATTCGGTTGAAAATTTGGGTGCGACATCCTCTGGGCTTTCAGGGCTAAAGTCCGGCTGTCTCTCGAATGATGGAGGCAGAGTGGCAGGCGTAATCGGCACCAATGGAAAACATTTACATGGGAAGCCCTCTTTCACAGCGGAACTTGACGGGCTGCTTGCAGAGGGGAAGGCAGCTGCCGATATTTTGTCCGCAAGTGAAAGGTTGAATCGCACCAGTGACGGGACATCGTCACCTGATCCCTCCATTCACCCGGCCAGAGGGTATGATAAAACCAAACCGTCGGCCACATCTATCAACCTACACAAACACGCTAGTGTGAAAGAGCTTGGTTCTCCCTATATATCTTCTGCAACCCATGTGAAAAATATGTCAATCGCCTCCCACCACGATTCTGAGGCTCCAAATGGTGAAGATTTCTCATTTTCGGTGACTGAAGGCCAACCAAGTCGTAGAAGCACACATCACGGTCCTCATCACCGAGAAATACGGCTCTGCGAACCACCAGAAAGTATACCAGTGGGCTCTAAGAACTTTTCCCCGACGCATATGGCTTTGAGGCAGAGCATTATGGAGGGAATGCAACCCCCGCAGCCAGCCGTCCAAAGCCCACGTGTTTCTGAATTTGAGCACGAATTTCTGCAGTTGGAGCGAAGTGAGGTACAAGAGCTTCGTGAATGGCTCCAACTCACTGGCTATTATGATGAGGAATACCGTTCAAAGTCTCTGCGACGGCGCAAACGTCTGGCGGCCTTGGAGTTAGAAAGGGCTAAATTGATAAAAGAGGAGCAAGACGCACGTGAAGCATTGGAGAGACGCAACGATGCGTCTTTTCCTACATCTCACTTCAAACTAGACGTGAATGACACATTTCCCGGTGGACATGGCTCTCCTCACTTGACATCAGCAAATTCTATGCCCCAGACGCCCAAGGGAGCTGAGATGATTGATCGCACTCCTTCCATAAACCTCAACGATGGGAGTGTGGGAGATCCTGGCCGTGACGCCACCCCTGGTCCGTTTATCCACCCGTCAAGAGAGTTAAAATTGAAGCGATCAAGCTCCATCATGGCTTCTCCTCCGCAACAATCAATGAAGAAGCTACGCATGGAAAGATGGAACAAACATACTGAAGACCAAG ATGATCCAGACGCCGTGCGGCCCACCGAACAGTCCAGAACGGCTTTTTTTGAGAAACCGCAGCAGGATACCCAGCAACATGATT TCAGTACCACAAACCAGCCCGGTGGATGGGGGGATATTCCAGAATCTAGGGGCTATGGAGGGAGCGTGCCCAGCCGTGGACGTGGACGTGGCCTCCCTCCAATGCGACCCCGTGGCGGTGGGCCTTCGCAGAGTACCCGTTCCCAGTACGTGTTAGAGAATCCTCGGATGATCCTAGGAGCAGGAGGTAGATACG AAACGAAATTCTTCATTCTAAAGAGCTTGTCACTCGAAAATGTGATAGCATCACAGCACGAG GGCACTTGGTCAACACAAGTGAAGAATATTGATAAGTTGGTGGATGCTTACAATTCAGCCCGCCATGTcgtcttgttcttttctgttAACCATAGCAAGGCATTTCAAGGCTTT GCATGTATGGAGTCTTTACCTGGAGATCCAGATGTTCCCATTCCAAGGTGGGCGGACTCATATAACTGGGAACCCAGTCCTCCATTCAGGGTCAGGTGGATCAATACGGCAGTAACCTCCTTCAAACAAGTCGCCCATTTGACAAACGCGTACAATGATAATATGCTGGTTTTCGTTGGTCGTGAtggtcaggagattgaacCACGCTGCGGGCTGGAGCTTTGTTCTATTCTTGACCGCTCTGGGACCTTGTAA
- a CDS encoding uncharacterized protein (EggNog:ENOG410Q5KJ~TransMembrane:1 (o714-734i)): MAEEKPDISLIESVNLSGVWNRNVDDKVSLRLVMTLKARPSAIIPIFQLNDGLEIQITNEYVYSAAYKDFEPASSFGNHLSLGGQDVDEIQGSYPRHQENLPRRLYTSGMKLSPSPRKERLFPPSPSTTSGSDDSIFEPGHDATRRISDGSQRSKALEEGEVPIVLEYYVESDTASRRADSGQFGTSNPEHGNLWNMESNYLTPGSMVRRRYPSHQREESTTTIIHCAPKTQSRSNDRDIVDSNRSLTVALSPRKADLNIPKRGIKSRIPIKVETDFQASKSLREAHTQPRFMSELEALTSDATNLTDSEVLCNAKDIQALQVAGPRSPTFAGGSSFSSPKAIQTPGVADRERMSNSAPGKSHEERTQQLQSTPTRQVGLKNRTAVSTGKASWQKRETDLLIHIGEEPESDIFFHRGGRSDFVASWLQGRSCRNDNGVAKKDRIDRSRSGSEAPLAIDNRFDRISAWNLETTEDQSGHRSPLLVDRISLPSPTPSSKLSMPWNSAEELAGRSADSLSLMDLVNIEHIPTEVSKPAITNMNGTLSIKIPHNGMCETIIIYEADIEIQFNDSTCANSQVAQSVSPGSENGQHIAAVKWQIEYKPEWVPKLSAASGSYECKISDLCRSLNIGRVRLEIAPDRNHRECINVCRSRGDQGEMVDGEEDLKVLLNQLASYRSILSFFSLVRRSLDLRVEGMYQSAVASRFHNVTGRPKRVLRVTLSSLAIFTIGVFSVLFMNAGSHYSVGGYIGGSKEILGCLPASLECQIFRRRAKLTGAGKGLITSRITPKEAQDIYSGSERRDNPGQAQEKASTDALGSGAATVSEDLHRKQRDLGNDMTEMPTRQDLRVAEKLTTIISTSAPNATVAGQQLNTKSVEGVSHDSSLRDRIDRLLGWRGPLGH; this comes from the exons ATGGCAGAAGAGAAACCTGATATATCATTGATCGAGTCTGTCAACTTGAGTGGTGTTTGGAATAGAAATGTGGATGATAAGGTGTCACTGCGGTTGGTGATGACG TTGAAGGCTCGTCCTAGTGCCATCATTCCAATTTTCCAGCTGAACGATGGCCTTGAAATACAGATAACGAACGAGTATGTTTATAGCGCAGCATATAAGGATTTCGAGCCCGCCAGCAGTTTCGGAAATCACTTATCCCTTGGCGGACAGGATGTCGACGAGATCCAAGGTTCCTATCCTAGGCATCAGGAAAACCTCCCCAGGCGGCTATATACAAGTGGAATGAAGCTGTCTCCCTCCCCGAGAAAGGAAAGGTTGTTCCCGCCGAGTCCATCCACTACTAGTGGGAGTGATGACTCAATTTTTGAACCCGGCCATGATGCGACAAGGCGGATATCAGATGGGAGTCAACGGAGTAAAGCTCTGGAAGAAGGGGAAGTCCCTATAGTTCTAGAATATTACGTCGAATCTGACACTGCATCGAGACGTGCTGACTCTGGACAATTCGGCACGAGTAACCCCGAACATGGCAATCTTTGGAATATGGAATCCAACTATCTCACACCAGGGAGTATGGTGAGACGGCGATATCCTTCCCATCAGCGGGAAGAATCCACTACTACCATAATCCACTGCGCGCCAAAGACCCAAAGTAGATCAAACGATCGGGATATCGTCGATTCTAACAGATCACTCACAGTGGCATTATCACCACGAAAGGCAGATCTTAATATCCCGAAACGGGGAATAAAGAGCAGGATTCCGATAAAGGTCGAAACCGATTTCCAAGCGAGTAAGTCTCTCAGAGAAGCGCATACTCAACCCAGATTTATGAGCGAATTGGAAGCTCTCACGTCAGATGCAACGAATCTGACCGACAGCGAAGTATTATGCAACGCCAAGGATATCCAGGCGCTTCAAGTTGCCGGTCCAAGATCGCCAACCTTCGCAGGCGGATCGAGCTTTTCTTCGCCAAAGGCAATTCAAACGCCAGGAGTCGCCGATAGAGAGCGAATGTCAAATTCAGCTCCGGGAAAGTCGCATGAAGAAAGAACTCAGCAACTGCAAAGTACACCTACCCGCCAAGTCGGCCTCAAGAATAGAACAGCGGTGTCGACAG GCAAAGCATCTTGGCAAAAGAGAGAAACTGATCTTCTAATTCATATTGGCGAAGAGCCGGAATCAGATATATTCTTCCACCGTGGAGGGCGGTCGGATTTTGTAGCCTCGTGGCTCCAAGGCAGATCATGCAGAAACGACAATGGAGTGGCGAAGAAGGATCGCATCGATCGCTCACGAAGTGGTAGCGAGGCACCTTTGGCAATCGATAATCGATTTGATAGAATCTCCGCTTGGAATTTAGAGACAACCGAGGATCAAAGCGGCCATAGAAGCCCTCTATTGGTAGACCGTATATCTCTCCCAAGTCCGACGCCATCTTCAAAGTTAAGCATGCCATGGAATTCAGCTGAGGAGCTAGCGGGAAGAAGTGCAGATTCTCTTTCGCTGATGGATCTCGTGAATATTGAACACATCCCGACCGAGGTGTCCAAGCCAGCCATTACGAATATGAATGGGACTTTGTCCATAAAGATCCCCCACAATGGTATGTGCGAGACCATTATAATCTATGAGGCCGATATTGAGATTCAGTTCAATGATTCCACTTGTGCAAACAGCCAGGTTGCACAGAGCGTTTCTCCGGGGAGCGAAAACGGACAACACATTGCAGCAGTGAAATGGCAAATCGAATACAAACCAGAATGGGTGCCAAAGCTCTCGGCAGCATCAGGCTCTTATGAATGTAAGATATCCGATCTCTGTCGCTCACTCAACATAGGACGTGTCAGACTGGAAATAGCTCCCGATCGAAACCACCGAGAATGCATCAATGTATGCAGAAGCCGCGGAGACCAGGGCGAAATGGTTGACGGGGAAGAAGACCTAAAAGTTTTGCTAAATCAGCTCGCGTCATATCGCTCTATATTGAGtttcttctctcttgtaCGGAGGTCCCTTGATCTGCGAGTAGAGGGCATGTACCAGTCAGCGGTGGCGTCTCGTTTCCATAACGTAACCGGGCGGCCGAAGAGAGTTCTCCGAGTTACACTCTCATCTCTAGCAATCTTTACAATTGGGGTATTTTCCGTCCTCTTTATGAACGCTGGCAGTCACTACAGCGTAGGAGGATATATTGGCGGAAGCAAAGAAATTCTGGGTTGTTTGCCAGCCAGTCTCGAGTGTCAAATCTTTCGGCGCCGGGCTAAATTAACTGGGGCCGGGAAAGGGTTGATCACGAGCAGAATTACTCCCAAGGAAGCGCAAGACATATACAGTGGGTCGGAACGGAGAGATAACCCCGGTCAAGCGCAAGAAAAGGCAAGCACCGATGCATTGGGATCGGGGGCGGCAACGGTATCAGAGGATCTTCACAGAAAGCAAAGAGATCTCGGCAATGACATGACAGAAATGCCCACTCGTCAAGATCTGAGAGTAGCCGAGAAACTTACCACGATTATCTCGACCAGTGCTCCGAATGCAACGGTCGCGGGGCAGCAGCTGAACACGAAAAGTGTTGAGGGAGTGTCGCATGATAGTTCTCTTCGGGACCGAATCGATCGGCTTCTTGGTTGGAGAGGCCCTTTGGGGCACTAA